In Macrobrachium nipponense isolate FS-2020 chromosome 13, ASM1510439v2, whole genome shotgun sequence, the DNA window aataataaccatgataatactaatagtaaTCAATGACTGATATTTTCCAAATATACATTCAACGGCAATCTGTTTTCAGGTCCTCCAAGTGGTCAAGGTAAGAAAATTAGTATCTTGAGAGATACTGGGGCAGCTCAGTCGTTAATTGTCCGTACTGCCGTGCCCCCGGATCATGTATATTTGAATAATGAATTTCCCGAATACGGTGAATTCCTACCCAATCGAGACATTCTTTTTGAAGACTAGAAGGTTTAAGGGGAAAGTGAGGTTGGCCGTTGTAGACAGTTTGCCTGTCCTGGTATTGATTGCCTGTATGCTAATGATCTGGCTTCGAGGAAGGAAATATGTCCCTTCCCAATATTAACCTTAACCTCTCTTTCAGGTACTTGTAATATAAAACCTATTGGTGTAACGACGCGTTCGCGCGCCAAAGAGGTAGACaattttgatatttaatttaGATGAGATACGCAACCAACGTGTTATGGAAGCAGAAAGTGGGGATGATTTGAATTTACAATATGTAGATTGGGATTCTGAGGCCTTCAGACAGGCTCAGAATCGAGAATTTCACACTGATGATGACTTACCTGATTTTGACGATattactaaacttttttttttttttttttttttttttttttttgcagaatcaATCATTTTTTATATCGGGTCAGTCGAGCCAGGGAGGTTCCTGCCGATAAGGTAGAAGTCAAAAGACAGTTATTGGTTCCCGAAAGGTATAGGGAAAAGTGATTGAGTTTGGCTCATGAGAGCAGTTTGCCAGGACATTTCGGGGTACGCAAGTGCTTCCAGAAATGAGCGGAGTTATAGTTTTGGCCAGGTATGCGCCGGGATGTGACGAGGTTTGTGTTGCCATGTCAGGTGTGCCAGCtggtaggtaaacctaatcagaaaatatcGAAGGCGCCACTTATTCCCATTCCTTCGGTGGGAGAACCTTTCAGGGAAGTAATTATAGATGTAGTCGGGCCCCTTCCACGGACACGGGGAGGATGTGAGTATTTACTAACAATAGTAGATAGGATGCCCAGGTACCCTGAAGCTATCCCGCTGAGGAGCGTGAAGGCGGAAAAGGTAGTGGAGGCCTGATAAACTTCTTCACTAAATTCAGTATCCCTAAGGTCTTACTGAGTGATTGTGGAAGAATTTCACAAGTaggatttttaaaaagaaaatatctgagCTCGGAGTAAAACATATTACTTCTTCGCTTTACCACCCCGAGAGTCACCAAACGTTAAAATCGGTGTTAAAAAAGTTCTGTCACGAATACGGTACTGAGCGGGACAAAGAGGTCCCGTATGCACTTTTTGGTATTAGGTCCGTGCCCAATGATTCTCTAGGTTTTTTCCCATTTCAGTTAGTGTTTGGGCATAATGTGCGTGGCCCCCCCGATGTGGTGAGGGAacatttagaaattaatgataataatgaaattaatgttattgACTATTTATCCAATTTACAGGAGAAATTACGAAGTGCTTGGGAGTTCACTAAAAATAATTTGGTGGCCAGCCAATCTCGAATGAAATTTCAATACGACTTAGGAGCCAAGTCATGTTCGTTTGAGGTTGGTGATATGGTTTtggtcctttttctttttcccctcccAGGGAATATCTTTAACGGCCCAATTTTCGGGCCCATGGGAAGGTTGTGAAAAAACTGAGGGCGAAGTTAATTACGTTAATAGAAACTCCTCAGAGAGGGAGGAAAACTCAAATTTGCTATGTGAATATGCTAAAACCATTTATAGATAAAGAAGGTAGAGTAGAGCCTGTAGCTGTAGTGGACGTCCCTGTAGATTTACATGTAGTGATATATAACTTTGATTCTGATCGTTTGAAAAATCCATTGAGTTAAGTAGCCTCTTGGATAATTCGACAATacttaataatttacagtaaagCTCCAACATTTAGAAAAGGTCAGGCTTAAGTCGTTGATAAGTTTGATTAACGAATGTAAAATCTTTTTTCAGGATTCCCCAGGTAGAACTAGCCTTTTAGAAACATGACGTTGATATTTGATAAGGCTAGCCTATTAAGCAATGTCCTCACAGGTGAATCCTTTCAAGAGGAACATCGTTCAATCGGCGGTGAATTACATGCTCGATCACGactcataaaaacaaaatagtagtcCCGGTGGAGTTCTCCTGTGGTCCTCGTTAAGAAGGATGGTAACCAGCATCGGTTATGTTTTTGATTACAGGAGGCTTAACGAGGTTACCAAAACTGATTCTTAATCCTTTACCTAGGGTGGAGGATTGCATAGACAGAATCGGTTCTGCCAAGTATTATCAGTAAATTCGACTTATTGGCAGGTAGGTTTAACTCCACGAGGTCAAGAAGTATCGGCATTTGTAACTGGGGACGGTTTGTAATGAATGTAAGGTAATTTCGTTCGGCATGAATAACGCAGCCGCCacgagaaaataaatgaatgaaaatgattaGAATAATTGTCATCCGTcgtggaaataaaaaagaaaaaaagataattaagcACAGAATGTAAAGTTTCAATCCCTGCAATGATTGTAATGAGATGAATTTATAAAACAACGGGAGGGCATAACAGAGTCTTGAACAAACCTCTCCGGACGCCCGTAAAACATCCATCGCAGGTTAATTTTGAAGGTGAAAGAAGAGGgtctaaaacaaagaaaatcaaatcaaaaatatttttcaattattgaaaATCTCATTCTGGTGATACATAACTCCTAGATCTTTCAAGGGACAGTATCAAAGAGCAGCAGTTAGTCTTGCAGAGTTGATGCGAATCCTGTAGAAGAAAAGGCTCAAATTTCCATGGTTGACCTATTCGCAAACCAGTGTAACCAGTTAAAAGCAGAGTCGGCCCGCAGTCTATTCGGTTTATGGTTCCTGACGTGAGTTGTGAATTGAGCTTCAACCAACATAAGTCTGTGAATGGCGACAACAGTGGGAAGGTTAAATGTAGATTAAacagttttctacttttaatgatatattgacttttttttgtctttatgtacattttatgttgattttacaaagcgtaacAAAAAATTCtaagatgatttttattttttctcaccaaaatatttattcatttcatcccGATGCAATTGTAAGTCATACACTGCCGCAAAGCATTGTAGTAAGTTCCAATTTTACGGTCGTATGCAGAATCCTGTCCCCGAAAGTCTGTATCGTACATAATAACCATCTTGCAagctgaaagggatagaatgatGGATTTTAACATTAAACTTTTTCATCCATCTGATTTATTACGTAAAATGGATAAGTAGCTAACCCCATATCCTTATCAACAATGAGTGCAACCTAATAACTACAAAATTCCCAGCTAAGGCCAGCACGTGATAAAATTTGATGCATATGCCCAAGCATCGCATCTCATCTATAAATAGAATCTGGACCTTCTAGTACTGAGTTAATTATCTAACTAGTAAGGCTTTGTTTATCTTTCTATCTATGGACGATGCctttccatatacatacatacactataaataaatatatatattgtatgtgtgtatatatatatatatatatatatatatatatatataaaatataagatataaataatatatatatatatatatatatatatatatatatatatatatatatatatatatatatatatatatatatattatgttatatatatacttgtatatattacataaatatatatatatatgggatacaatccacaatgaagtaaattcctcttgtagtttaaaatatatattacttgtataggattaaagctttcgaccatcaactgtggtcttgttcactaaagtgtcagattcctagatagtttagagataggatgttttaaatgtgtgttcagatttcgcattacatgttgtaaaagaatatatatatatataacgtaaaaagagagagattttctttgtcttttcgaagctatgattgtttccccttttatgtcaacactttaagattagagggtctgcgagatccgtttgctttcctaaatctgtcaacgcgtttgatagcgtgctcaaatcttcatttgtgttttggagaatctgtcatcatacGTAATAAGACTTCTCCTTCGTATCGAttgagtagagtacgtgtcttttttttaacagactggactcgtatgcgtatgtctttgccgagtcccacatagagattgcacatttctttatgaagattgcgtcagagttcgaactttctggaagcatttgtgccaagaacgtttttgtcatctgccctgtccagttttaaccagggaagaagatttcattacatcttagaacctcgaggcattaacatctcgctctcattctctctctctctctctctctctctctctctcactcgacatcattgagattacattaacgtaacgtaaattggtcactcgtaacttaacatttcatatttgatatttcttagagtttatttagtattaaatagtatttttgtggaatctgaacaaacattatttcgtaacagcgcctggtttttgggaaagtgtgtaagacaagactgcagctaagaaagaaattggtataccaaaaaggtaaagtgtgttatatttctattagttgcaactaataacggttaggtaataactaataactaataattgttaggaacagtgattaactaataacttatatttaatggttatgatggtttggttaactaataactaataacagatggttatgaaggtttggtaaaaactgatggttataatgttttgagggaaaagatttacacttttacacattgaatatttttgtgttttgtgtttgttcaattgtttgtgcacttgttcattttcttattgaagtgtatctttttattttatgttttcgtttgcattcacaatttaattgacttagttattttcattgcttaatcattgcacatttaaataaatttaacatttgtgaattaatttgcatttacttagaattcttttcaagttttgttgttgtttagcacttgtgaattaatttcaaattttcaattattgcctaacacttttgaattttaattgaattatttttcttgaattttgtgataaattaattttgatttaatttgacttaatttgattcaagaattaattaaactttactttgttttcaagtaacagtaatttaccctgatattgtgaatttcacttataaattttgaatttaataataaatttttgtatttaaaatttttataagtgtttttatttttataccagtatttGCATTTGCgatttatattgatgataagtagaaacatagagtggtaattgatttgctttccttcatttactgaagtgacttagaaccagggaagtacttagacttctgaaatcagggaaatacttagacttttaaagttgttgttggatggagtgatgccctttgattaattaattacttacaagattacctcacacctgttttgatgaactagtctgattttctgcaatactggtaagtgttagggatcactgttgcctttagagtattcagtcgtttaatacgtgttattgggggatcaggtgtctggcttttggtgaggtaataattgataaatggtaaccagatacttcgcacttcgtaacaatatatatatatatatatatatatatatatatatatatatatatatatatatatatactatatactatatatatatgcctgcatgaaaatgaaaattacaggGCCCTTTTAGTTATAATATCCGTCATACTTTGACACTTTTATAGGTTAAATTTGcatcatatatatgtttttctagaTAAATTACCCTGTTGGAACTGTATATTGCCTACAAAACAAAAAGAGCCTCAAAACGCTCAACATTTTGAGATTGCAAAAAGATTCTTCAATATTATATTGTAAGCCGTCACATACACTTGCATATTGAAAAGACGGAGAGATTCCATTAGACAAAGAAAAGATTCACTCATGACGGAGTgcctggttggtatggtgttggcgtcccacctctgtggtcgcgagttcgattctcggcaattcCATTGAGTTGTGAGAGGATGtgaattctggtgatagaagttcactctcgacgtagatttggaagtcacgtaaagctgttggtcccgttgctgaataacgctggttccatgcaacgtaaaaacaccattcaaaataaaaaaaataaaaaattaaaaaatcattcgTGAAGGATAAAGGTATCAATAAGATAAAGATTGttacttactttttccttcgttGTGTCTGTCTTTGACCCACGGATGAGGCGAACAGGCAAAACCATCAATCGAGAAGTCGTACCGTTTGTAAACAGGCTGCTCGTACTGAACATAAATGCCTCCACTGGGACAGTAACCACTTGCATTCTTAGGCTGCatggtggaagagaaaataaactGTCTGTTCATCAACAATGGTGGAAGTATTACAGGGTATTAAAGTGACTAATCTTTGGTGAAAAATACATATGTCCAATGTTCTTGTGGTATTCagataataatacataaatttatgttatttgatatgaaggaaaacgaaaataaaaatattttactaaataGAAATCTCAAATTTTTTAAACAGTTCGGTTACTGCACAGGATTTAAATTTTTtgcttcatgtatgtatgtatgtatgtatgtatgtatgtatgtatgtatgtatgtatgtatgtatgtatgtatatatatgtagaacatGTGGATGGAAACTGTGTTTCCACCGACATGTCATATCAAAACCAGTCAGATCCTAACAATAAAATTACTTGATCCTTAAATTCATGTTTATAACTTTCCTTTTACGGTATGAAGAGAGTAAAGCCAGGCTggttcaatttatatatatatatatgtttaaaaatgttttttgggggggggggggggggaataagttTTTGTTACCAAAAGATCTGAAATGTGGTCAGTTGTCGCCCTGTAATAATCCCTTTAATTATCCTgttcctgtgtctgagcagttggacttcatctttttgttcttaaattgtacccatgtttatgcttgtttggaaagtttactcattctccagttgtgttggattctaggtactaatctccttataatccctaacTGCCTATAAATATACGACCTTTTCCTGTACTCTGAatttctcatgtatatatatatataatatatatatatatatatatatatattatatatatatatatatatatatatatatataggtataagccacaatgaaaggtaaacaacggagtttctgtaagatctttcaactcgacgtcctttacttagcagataaactgacttacatgagaaattcgaGTACAGGAAGGTCGTATATATGACAGTttaggattataaggagattagtaacctagaatccaacacagctggagaatgagtaacctttccaaacaagcataacaggtggtacaatttaagaacaaaacgatgaagtccaactgctcagacaggAACAGGATAATTACAAAAGGATTATACAGGGGCGACGCCTGACCATTCCAGTAGgtcccgaagttcgattctcggctctgccaacacgGAACAACCCCCCgagaaatttttgttttctggtGATAGCAAATTCATTTAAGCTgtagggtcccgttgctaggtaaccaattggttcctaaccacgtaaaaatagctaattcttcgggccagccctaggagagctgttaatcagctgagtggtctggtaaaactaagatataattaatttaatttaaactgACATACGGATCTCCATGCTACTAAAGCACTGGGTGTTTTTAACATTGTCCTAATTCAAAGTAGTACTACACTGAATTGACAGTCTAGACTGAATTGACTGGTGTACTTAATTAAGCCATTTACGCTTAGAATGAAGACCAACTTCTTGCTATCCTCAGGCTGTTTCGAACAAGTGGtgctttatttttaaagaattatatatcaccatataatatatgaatttgctttaaaaattcttttatggcCCACTATAGTTAAAATAACATTTAACCCTAAGTCAAATAACCATTTGAAAAGGTATAGAGGAGGATATGCTACGCCGACATCACTGAAACACTTCATCGCTTTTGCTTAAGTAAAAAGGTAATGAAACACATATGGCAATGTTACAGTGCTTCCGATAATAGGTCGAAGTTTAAAACATTCAGTGCTTTAGTTGCATGGAAATCCACAAGTCGGTTTAAATTCTTTACGAAAAACACTGTCATGGCCTCTGGAAAGCAAATTACAgtatagatagtttttttttttctttttctttttttacacagACAGAAGTCTCTCTTCATATAATATCTTCGCCAAAGATAGTGTACTTGTTTTTAGGTTTCCCCAGTTCAAAACCTTGTGAGAAGTTTATCGATATACATGGTTTGGTATGCTGAATCAACAGTAAAATTAAATTCCTACTCACCGGTCTTGGAGGCAAAAAGTTGTAGTAGTTCCATCCAGGAGCTGCAATCAACGTAGTGTCACTTGGTTTGTGGAAGGCTGTGTTCAGTATTTCACACTCCGTGCTTGCTTCTGTTGGTAGTTTGCCTTGTGAACTTGATTTGTTGTATGCCTAGTATGCTTTTTTTGTGTGTACTAAAAAACTCGTTTTGTAATTTACTTCGTAAGCTTTCTTTGGAATGCTATGGTATAGATTAAAATTAATCATCTTACTTTGTTCTTTCATTCACGTTCTCTTTTATCTCAGATATTCTTTTCCCATTTAATGACTAATGAACTTGAGCTGACAGAGCCAAGAAAAGTTCACATTTTACCGGCAAATCGTTGATCAAACAATATTTTTCACATATGTTTTAAAAGTGATTCACTGAACTGAAATCCCTTCCTGAGATACAGTCTTACAAATATCAACTGCCGAATTAACAAACTACCTTATGGTTTGTCACTTTGTAAATTTGCTACTGATCTAGATCTAATCAAAggattttttcatattcatagaAAACATAAACTACCGATTGGCACTCAACCTAATATTAATTTGTATTCTTACTTTCGGCAACTATATTTTTGCGATTTGGGACTCAAATGAAGTTACAGGATTCTGATTAGTGTTAACATATTTGTGTACTAATAACAATAGTTCAAACATGCTATCAAACAAAAGCAGTTTAGAAATATACCATTTTGTctcatatatatgattttttattcacCGTGAAAAATCTTGCGTTATATACTTGTATACAGAAATCTTAAATTATCGTGTATTATATGCTATTTTGAAAATACACGAATATGTACTTGAACTACCCATAACGGGGTGAAATATTTGCTATCCAACTACTTTCCTTCAAGAAAGTAATCAATATTATACTTACTGTTGTGATTGAAGGAAATGCAATCTTGTCTTGGTATGACACAACATAACCGCAAGCAACTCTTGATATCTTCAAGAACCAGCACTGATCCTGGTAGCGGTGTAGCGATAGTCCTTCactaaggaagagagaggagaagcttTATTACTCGTTAGAAGGAAAGCAACATTATAGGGGCAAAGTATCACATTACTTTTcaagaaacttataaaaaaagtagttttcctAACTTTTTAGAGGAAAAGCAGAGTTACCACTTTGCTGTCAGTTTATATAGTTATTGCCGATTGTAAAATAATGTGATAgccgaaaaaaataagaatatgaaaaggagattaaaaaataatgaaggtaaaaatagaaataagaaaaattagaattaattatagaaatataagataaacttaggaaaaaaaaaaatagaaaatcttcTTAACAGATTTCATATATGCTGGTGCTAACAATTTAGAGATATATATGGTATTACAGATGCTATTTCAAGACCCATCCGTGTTTAGCATCAGAAGTAGCTAGAAATACTTTTGACTACTATTCGAGTTCTGAACATTTGACAAGAGCATTTTTGGTGATGTAAATTCTTGCGAGCCTTACAGCCAATCAGTGAATTTAAGTCGCAAGATACCTCACTTACTTTTCACCTTCCACGTTGCCTCGGTGATTTCTCCACGAATGCTGAATAGGAATCCTGAAGCTAGAAATAATGCCAGTAACCTGATGGATTTCATGCTGGAATTCGCACTCTGAAACGAGAGTAATATTTAGTTAGAATTCATATCATTCATGAAGGTTTTAGCCAAAGTCTCTTTATATAAAATGTCCCTTCATTTTACATTAACATAAGACTTTTTACAACTATTCCAGTTTATTTCCCTATCTTTTGTGCACAGCTGCCAGTATGATGTGCAATAATGCTTTATTccaaaaaaaggaagagaaaagcaGACCTACAATTTTTCGATTTTGTATTGAATTTAGTGCTATCAcaaaattgatctaatttaaagttttttttctcatctcGTAGCTTTATAAATAATGAACAATTTGCATATATCTCAGCGAGGTATGTCATAAGACGTGTAAGGAAGTAATACTACAGTATACCTTTCCGAGTCGCCGATCCACGTGCCTGGTGAACAGCGTAGAGTGAGCACGACTGACTGACTGAGGGAAGCCTTTGAGAAGCCACCCTGCTTGACCATGCGCACGCTGCTCTCAGATTCTTGTTTTCCAAAACGATTCGCTCATGTCCCTTGCATTGTcgctctttattttccttttatttatttattttttttttacgagaagaCTGCGTTCTCCTGGAAGCTGAACTGTAAATGGTATCTGCCGGCTAACAAAAGTTGTAGGAATTAAAGGACTGGCAGGGATGAAATAAAACTGTCCATCTCTTTATGTATCTTACAGGTCAAACTGAGTCAACTCTACAGTCttctaacttctgtttattgGCAGATTTGCCGGCGCACTTTGACCAAATTATCAGACATTCAACAAGATGTATAACTATTAACTTTTTCTTCAGTTATTACATCAGATTAAGTGACGAATATCTGCCAAATGTGAACCCTTTCAAACTATTTAGGTGTTTGTGCATCACATATCAGATATTTCCACCTGCGGTGTATTTACCAGTATCTATATAAtacagacagatatatagatatatatatatatatatatatatatattatatatatatatatatatatatatatatatatatatatatatatatatacatatacatacatatatatatatatatacgtatatatatatatatatatatatgtatatatatatatatatatatatatatatatatatatatatatatatatatatatatatcagacctgTCAACCTACCTGAAACATTTCCtggagataaaaaaataacaaaaatgcgGAGATTCATAAATCTAAGGCagaatatcatatttttttttaattcatccaGTAAGTCTTAATATATTGCATTCTTTCTATATACTAAGACTATAGATGCataatttcatgaataaatacaccaaatcaaagaaaaatacttaTCTTTATCCATACGACAAAAGGGCTGTTTATAGCCTGTTTTCCATATTATTGCATTGGATTTTATTGGTCGAATATGACATAgtgttatcattttttaaaattagagTGTGCTCGGTTATATGCATGTTGCTGACTTAGCTTTCACAAGTAATTCACTGTTAAGTTTATACTCATAGCAATCACTATGGCCGAACTCATTCGTTTTACAGGCAATAAGTGATTCTAGTGTCCATTCAATACCAAGACTGGCTCTCTGAGAGGTGAAGTTCCTATTGACAACACTAAACGCCCTTTCTTCATCcaggaaataattatatttactgaaaaataagcATTAGTAATAATTACGAACTTACACAAATAAAGTACTGTAGATCTGATCGCAATGCGGGAGAATCGAGTGCCAATGCGGAATGCGGGAGGTATATGCGGGAGAATTCCGCTAAATGCGCCACGGTTAGtaggtgtcatatatatatatataatatatatatatatatatatatatatcatatatatatatatatatatatatatatatatatatatcatcgatacTAAATAGTGCACAAAGGTATGCAAGTTAGCCATATGAGCCGTACCACGGCGCAAGTGGAGACAACAGGCGGctgtaatcaaaattaaaaaccaTGACGTCATAAATCTCAGCCAATGGGAACACGATTTTCCACATGATTGATCAATagcgtcatttgtttacatactgtgttcaaaaggtatatttttgctgttttatgtagccaaacttttattttttgtggatcacattttatataaactaaatacaccttttaaaaattaatattatatttgcaAATTATAAGAAATACAACTGTATTGTGATGCAGTGCTGCCCAGTATTCATGGTGTAAAGTGAAAATCTTGCATCCATACAAGGTATCAAGATCAAGCCCAGAATGCATGGTGTCAAATCTTGAATCCCTGTACATTACATTTGTCATGTATAGGTCCTGACTTTCCATGGTAAGTACGTCACTGCATCGTCCTTCATGACGGCATTAGGATACAACCGCTCGGTGAATTTCGTGTTGGTATGTTCTTAAGAGAAAAGTTCGAGTTGAGTACTTAGGTTTACTCTATTAtatcgttgatatatatatatatatatatatatatatatatatatatatatacaaatatatatatataaatgcacacacagataatatatatatatatatctatatatatatataataatatatatatatatatatatatataaatgtatatatatagcgttttgcatatttttgtattcacattttgtttgattaacttaggtGTCTCTTAGTGATTTAACATTGACACTTTGATTTAAtataacacttgcaaattaattagCATTTACTTGCagttcttttaaaatttttaactgTGCTTAACAGTTTTAATTAAtgattgaaaaattttttttaataattcatttttttttataaattaatttgttttatatatatgtatattgtatatatatatatatatatatatatatatatatatatatatatatataattatttttattagatgtaCAAAGACGATAGCATGTAAGAGGCACGAGACAATCTCATTTATTTACAGTAATAAAGTGCACTtaactaaatgtaaataaataaatatgtttataaaaaacAAGACAGTTAGAGAATAGTCGTAATGGGTTGACGGTCGTTAGCAatataaagaaaagcaaaaagaaattcGGCAACAGAAAAAATGCCTGTAATATTGGAAGTACGAACGATGTTATTTAATAAACAGCTCAGTAGGCAGTATATTATTACCTAAATGGTCCAGTTTCATTCTTCTAACgcaaaaaaaatctgtaaagagaGGGTCCAGTTTTCTATTGCGTTATATTCAGGATTTGAAGTCTTAGTGAGTGAAACTATGGTCCTCCT includes these proteins:
- the LOC135225333 gene encoding uncharacterized protein LOC135225333, which encodes MKEQKASTECEILNTAFHKPSDTTLIAAPGWNYYNFLPPRPPKNASGYCPSGGIYVQYEQPVYKRYDFSIDGFACSPHPWVKDRHNEGKTCKMVIMYDTDFRGQDSAYDRKIGTYYNALRQCMTYNCIGMK